A section of the Paenibacillus odorifer genome encodes:
- a CDS encoding NAD-dependent epimerase/dehydratase family protein produces MKIFVAGAAGVIGRLLLPKLLQAGHEVIGLTHKEENKTILESIGAQAVIADVYERESIFAAIRAAQPEVVIHQLTSLSQRNFADNSRIRIEGTRNIVDASLASGVEQIIAQSISWAYEAGEGPATENTPLDTNASESRMRTIEGIRSLEKAVAEIPNHVILRYGMLYGQGTWYDSAGLMTEEIRHGRLTATEAVTSFLHVEDAANAAALALNWPSGPVNIVDNEPARGIDWMPVFSELLGAPGPASQMGREGWERGASNTKARMDYGWSPSYPSWRSGFAQSLKG; encoded by the coding sequence ATGAAAATCTTTGTTGCAGGTGCTGCAGGTGTGATTGGACGGCTATTGCTTCCTAAGTTACTTCAAGCGGGGCATGAGGTTATCGGTCTGACCCATAAAGAAGAAAACAAAACAATCCTTGAGAGCATTGGGGCACAAGCGGTAATCGCGGATGTGTATGAGCGTGAGTCTATATTTGCGGCTATTCGCGCAGCTCAACCTGAAGTGGTGATTCATCAGCTGACTTCACTAAGTCAGCGGAATTTTGCAGATAATTCAAGGATAAGAATAGAAGGAACACGAAATATTGTCGATGCTTCATTGGCATCCGGGGTTGAACAGATCATTGCCCAAAGTATCTCTTGGGCATATGAAGCTGGTGAGGGACCTGCCACGGAGAATACTCCATTAGATACTAATGCTTCTGAATCACGGATGAGAACCATTGAGGGTATCCGCTCCCTTGAAAAAGCAGTCGCTGAGATTCCTAATCATGTGATTTTGCGGTACGGAATGTTGTACGGCCAAGGGACTTGGTATGATTCTGCAGGATTAATGACAGAAGAAATTCGGCATGGAAGACTGACAGCAACAGAAGCAGTTACGTCATTCCTTCATGTGGAGGATGCAGCTAACGCGGCGGCGCTTGCTCTGAACTGGCCTTCTGGTCCAGTCAATATTGTGGACAATGAACCTGCGCGAGGAATAGATTGGATGCCTGTTTTTTCAGAACTCTTGGGAGCTCCTGGACCTGCTTCGCAAATGGGCAGAGAAGGCTGGGAACGGGGGGCGTCCAATACAAAAGCTCGAATGGATTACGGATGGAGCCCATCTTACCCGTCATGGAGGTCAGGTTTTGCTCAGAGCTTGAAGGGTTAG